GGGGCGGGGAGGGGTTCGCATCGCGACGCGTAGCGGCGCCTTGGACTCGTTTCAATAACTGTACGGTGACAGGCCGGCACAACCGGCGCGACATTGCGCCAACGCTGCGCGCAGTCGCCGAATCGAGGCTCGCACTGAACCTCGGCCCCGATCTGAGCGAGCGCGACCCGCCATAGCAGCGCGTCGGCCGGGCCAAATCCCTCAAATCCCTCCAAAAAGTTCTTGCTTTGAAAAACGCACGCGGCACAGTGCGGGCCAGCGATAGCGCATTGCTATCGCACAACCACTTCTCAAAGGGAGATTGAAAATGCTGCGCAAACAACTCGCCGCCCTGGCGGTTCTGGCCCTGAATTCGGGCGTCTCGCAATTCGTCTTGGAGGCCGTCAAGTCGGGCGCCGATATTGCCTTCAAGGCGACGGTGTTCATCGGCCCCGATGGCTATCGTGTCGCCGACGACGCGGGCAAGGTGAAGACCTTCCGCGATGCGGATGACTTCCTGAAGCAAGCTGGCGCGCTGGGCATGCTGGCCGACGAAACGCCGTTCACGATGCGCGGTCTTGCCCTGGTGGCGCCGAAGCCGTTCACGGGCGACATCGTCAAGAAAAACCAGGGCATCGTCCTGGCCTACGCAAAGCGGCAGGAGGCGGCGGGCGAGCGAGCCAACAAGCTGCGAACCGAACTCACGCTGATGGAGGCCGACCCGACTGTGCCGCAGTCGTTGAAGGACGAGAAGACGGCACAGAAGGCTTCCGTCGAAGAGCTGGGCGCGTGGCTGGCGGCCGAAATCCTGCGCATCAACGCGATCCTGGCGGCCTGAGATGGCTAGCCGGGCGCTCTCCGATCTTGCAGAGCCGGTGCGGCTTGCGGCACTGGCCTTTGTGGCTCGCTGCAAAGCGGCCGGGCTCGACGTGCTGATCTATTGCACGTTGCGAAGCGAAGCCGAGCAGGCCGCATTGTTCGCGCAAGGTCGGACGGTGCCCGGCGTCATCGTTACCAACGCGCGGCCGGGCCGCTCCCTTCACAACCCCGATGCCACGGGCAAAGCCTGGGCCTTCGATGCGGTGCCGACGAGAAGCGGCGCACCGCTGTGGGCCGACGAAGACGCCTTGCGGCGGATGGGGGAGTGCGGGGAGGCGGTCGGGCTGGAGTGGGCTGGCCGCTGGCGCGGCGCCCTTCGCGAGCGCGTGCATTTCCAAATTCAGAACTCAGCAGGGGGCCGTCATGAGTAAGGGCGCATGGTGGGTGGATCGCGCGCGCGAGCCATCGACGTATCAGGGGCTGTCGATCATCGCGGGAGCGATTGGCGCATGGCTGTTCAAGGATGCTGCCATTGGCGAGCACATCCTACAGGCCGGACTTGCGATTGCGGGGTTGATCGGCGTGGGAAAAAGCGAGGCCATCGCGGGCAGAGATTTCTAAGGCGTGGTGGCCGACGCAAGAGCAAACAGAGTTAGTTTTTTTGGAGCGCCTTGGCGCTCTTTTTTTGGGGGTAAAAATGGCAAAGCAAAAGGCGTCGCTAATCGATATTCCAATTGTCGGCGGGCTGCTGAAAATGCAGCTGGAACGGCAGTTGAACCGGAACAAACACAAGATCGAAAAATGGGCGCTCTCCCTCGCGTTCGAGCAGCTGGGTTTGCCCAATCTCGCCGATGAAGAATCGATCACGCGCGAGTCATTCACGAAGGCATTGAACGCAGGGCCGCTGGCGACGGTCGGCATCAAACTGACCAACGTTTTCGACAAGGCGGCAGTGCGTCGAGACTTCGAGCAGCTGGCGCTCGCCACGGCGGCGCGTGAGTTCGGCATCAATGCCAAGACGCTGACGGTGGACGGCCTGAAGGAAGCGCTCCGCGACTATGTGGCTGACAAGGTGGCGGAACAGGTGGGCGAGGGCGGCGGTGATCTCGTGAACGACGCGAAAGAGCTGGTGATGCTGGTCAACATCATCAAGGCGGTGCGCAAGGAGTATGCGGAGGCGCATGCGCAGGGATTGCCAGCACCGCCAAGGCCGGGCCGTCCGCCGCTCAAGATGGATGCGGCGTCAGTGGACAACCGCAAGCGACAGGCCGAATACAGGCGAACGCACAAACGTGTTTGGGTGCCCTTTGGCGCGACGGTCGAACAGTAGGAGGAAGAGATGGGGTTGACTCTCAAACAGAAGGCGCAGGAGCGCGCGTCGCGTCTGAAGACGCTTGGCATCGCCACGGCTCGCGATAACGCGGGCATGGCGCAGGACATCATCGATCTGGTGATTGACAACTACACCGATGGAGCCTCGTGGGAAGATTCCGTGAACGCGGCGAAGGATGAATTGCAGAGAAGGGCGCTTGAGCGCTACGGGCCGAACATCCGCGCGGCGCTGCGGAAAGCAGGGTTGAATTTCCCGGATGAGCGCGAACTGACGCCCGACGCGGTGAAAGAGCTGGTCGCGGAACAGTCGGGCTTGGACATTGACAACCTCACCGGAGACGGTGTGGCCGATGCTATCGACGGTCTTCTGTCTCAACGGCTGACCGCAGTTCTCGGCGTGCCAATTCAATCTGTGCTGAACGCTGAAGGGCTAAAGGCTGCCGTGGAGGCTGGCGTCAAGGAGGCGGTGGCGAACGGCACGGCCGAGCGTCTATTGACGGCGGGGCTCACGAAGGCGGCTCGTCGCGCAGCAACGTGGCGGCGTGCGGGCATCACTGAAAAGGTCGAGCAGCGGAAAGTACTGAATGCGTGGTATCAGAAGAAATACGCGAGAAAGCACCAGCAAGTCTGGATTCCGCGATAAATCGGCGCGATCCCATCATGGATAACATCTTGAAAAATCGATGTTTTTCAGAGACTCATAATGGATAACAACGATGAAGAGACTCATTTTGAAAACGCCGCTCATGGATAACGCTTGCATGGAAGATTGTTTTTGGTCGCGGTCATCATGGATAACATCGTCGTTTTCGTGGCGCCATGCCTGAAATTGGGGAAAAAACGGAAAAGTCTCCGACTGACAAAGTAACCAGAAACAGTTGGAATTTCAATTTGCAGGGGGTTTTCGGCGATATGCCGGGGTTTTGAGGCATTTGATTCGACGCTTGATACTCATGTGAGGCAAATTTCTACAATTGTGTCCTAGCGGCCTTCGCGGGCGGGATGCGGGAAGCGCCCGCGCTCAATATGGCATCGCATTCACGCCAACTTTCGGGGCAGAATCCGCTACGCCATTGATGTCGTGGCGGATTTCAGGGGGATAGAAGATATGTCATCGAAAGTGGTGTTTTCATTCGCTGCGGGTGCAGCGTTCGTTTCGCAACTCGTGCGGGCTTTGGCGCCAGCGGCTGCGCTCGCGGTAGTACTCGCGGCATCGCCGGGCGCGGCTGCGGCGGCGAAGCGCGACGTATCCGGGTGTACTGTTGGACCGCGCGGCGGGCTTCATTGCCCGAAGGTTTCCACGCGCGAAATGGCGCGGCTGCCGGGCGGCGAGACACGGGACCAGCGCGAGAGGCGTCTGAAGCGCGAGTGTCGCGGCGCGCGGGATGCTGGGGCGTGCAAGGGCTTCGGGTCGTGGTACTGACGGCCTGATCCTGATAGTGCGCATCGTTCGCCGATGCGGTAGGCCGGGCAATGCCCGGCTTTTTCTTGCGCGTCGGGTTCCCGGCTGCATCAAAGCCGGCGCGTGTGAACCTGCGCGCCGGGATGCATTGGCCGTCTGCGAACGACTCGGATATTCCGCTCGGCCGAACCTTCCGCAACGCCTTGGAGGCGATGCGGTGGCAGTCGGGCTGGCTCCAGACGCATGCCACCTCATGCCGCTCGGCGGGCGTCAGGTCTGGATACAGGTAATCAAGCGCGAGGCGCGCCCGGCGCTGCCAGCTGCGGCGCGTGGGGCCGTGTCGCGTGGTCCTGATGTGAAAAAAGATAAGCCCGAGGTCGTCCGTGCGCGGAGTCCTCGCTTTTCCCTGAGCCATAGCGCTGCACCCGATGCATGGGTGCTATCGGGGCTCTCCCTGTCGATTCTTTTTACCAATCGTAACAAGGACGCCCGTGCGATAGCATCCGGTCGCTGCCACCGTCAGCTAGATACAATGTATATTATGTTAAATAACATCCATAGGGACCCCACCCAGCTTGGATCCCTCGAGTTGGGCGACAACATTCAGTGGCGGCTGTCTGCCGGCCAGAACACCAGCGCGCGCAGTTCGATGCTGCGGCGGGGTGCCGCGTCGGGCGACTGGCCCGGCTGCTCGAAGGCGGTGTGCGCGGTCAGGCGCGCGGTGCCGTCCTCGCGCGAGTCGTAGATCTTCAGGAACAGCACCTCGTCGGGCCGCAGGCGCGGGAACCAGTACCAGCGGTGGCCGGGGTTGTGCAGAAAGCCGTAGGTCTCGCCCACCTTGTCGCGGTAGACCAGATCGCTCGGCACCAGATCGCCCGGTGCGATGGTGCGCGCGTCGCACAGCGCCAGTGGCCATTGCTCGACGGTGGCCAGTGGCCGCCACAGGTTGATGATGGCGAAGCGGTGCGCGAGCCGCTCCGCGGCCTCCTCCGGCGGCAGGTGATCGCGCACACGCCGTGGGCCCGAGACGAAGGTCTGGTCGTTGTGCACGCGGCGCACCGGCTCGCGCAGCGCCGACGTAGCGCGTGAGCCCAGCGCGCTGTCGCGCAGCGTGTGGTCGAACACCACGACCTTCTCGGCGCCGGTCGCCTCGCGCAGCAGCGCTTCAGACTCGGCGTAGTACGTGGCGCGGATCGCAGCGTCGTCGGAGAAATCGGTGACCGCACTGCGGTGTCGCCGGTAGGCGAAGCCGCTGC
The sequence above is drawn from the Variovorax sp. J2L1-78 genome and encodes:
- a CDS encoding M15 family metallopeptidase, with product MASRALSDLAEPVRLAALAFVARCKAAGLDVLIYCTLRSEAEQAALFAQGRTVPGVIVTNARPGRSLHNPDATGKAWAFDAVPTRSGAPLWADEDALRRMGECGEAVGLEWAGRWRGALRERVHFQIQNSAGGRHE
- a CDS encoding CmcJ/NvfI family oxidoreductase; this encodes MSAVLNCWPGAVTLPSVQAELNYLRPGEPGEGRPVSYTFEPPPGVPWTTGEMAPSRVSIHDGRPLAALGEFSLDRSGFAYRRHRSAVTDFSDDAAIRATYYAESEALLREATGAEKVVVFDHTLRDSALGSRATSALREPVRRVHNDQTFVSGPRRVRDHLPPEEAAERLAHRFAIINLWRPLATVEQWPLALCDARTIAPGDLVPSDLVYRDKVGETYGFLHNPGHRWYWFPRLRPDEVLFLKIYDSREDGTARLTAHTAFEQPGQSPDAAPRRSIELRALVFWPADSRH